From the Lampris incognitus isolate fLamInc1 chromosome 6, fLamInc1.hap2, whole genome shotgun sequence genome, one window contains:
- the setd6 gene encoding N-lysine methyltransferase setd6 isoform X2, which translates to MATEAKRIKVDDHSELEPLQNFLHWCYRVGLTLSEKVYVSKEGTVAEYGMLAREDIKKGEVLFTIPRAVLLHQGTTKVSALLEKEKASLETSSGWVPLLLALLYEYTSPQSYWSPYLSLWTNFKSLDQPMFWSKEERDMLLRGTGIPEAVDTDLMNIQREYTTVVLPFIARHPDLWSPDTHTLELYTQLVAFVMAYSFQEPLEDDEEEEEEEEMTSHPPMMVPMADMLNHVSNHNANLEYTADNLNMVCVRPIHKGEEIFNTYGQMANWQLLHMYGFTELYANNNNDTVDIPLTSLYKVILQDVQSDLNRQLLDEKWEMLCQTVGEKGAFIFGKHGCLTDTELHTTLKTQPTVSVGTPDQAGGNTGIRTTNPHVGRQRNRPLCYPGAKTMLQSALQRNKTRQGKNNSKTK; encoded by the exons ATGGCAACCGAAGCAAAAAGAATCAAG GTTGATGACCACTCAGAACTTGAACCCCTGCAGAATTTTCTACACTGGTGTTACAGAGTTGGCCTGACACTCAGCGAGAAG gTGTATGTGAGTAAGGAGGGGACAGTGGCAGAGTATGGGATGCTAGCTAGAGAAGACATAAAGAAGGGGGAGGTTCTGTTTACAATCCCCCGAGCCGTTCTTCTCCACCAGGGAACAACCAAAGTTTCTGCCCTTCTGGAGAAAG AGAAAGCCTCTCTGGAGACCTCTTCAGGCTGGGTACCTCTGCTGCTGGCTCTGCTGTATGAGTACACCTCCCCACAGTCATACTGGAGTCCTTACCTCTCCCTCTGGACCAACTTCAAGAGCCTGGACCAGCCCATGTTCTG GTCCAAAGAGGAGCGAGACATGCTGTTGAGGGGTACGGGTATTCCAGAGGCAGTGGACACAGACCTGATGAACATTCAGAGAGAATATACAACAGTGGTCCTTCCCTTCATTGCTAGACATCCTGATCTGTGGAGTCCTGACACACACACCCTGGAGCTTTACACACAACTGGTGGCATTTGTCATGGCCTACAG TTTCCAAGAGCCCCTGGAAGATgacgaggaggaagaagaggaagaggagatgacCTCCCACCCACCAATGATGGTTCCCATGGCTGACATGCTTAACCATGTGTCCAATCACAATGCCAATCTGGAATACACAGCG GACAATTTGAATATGGTGTGTGTGCGTCCCATTCATAAAGGGGAAGAGATATTCAACACCTATGGACAGATGGCCAACTGGCAGCTGCTGCACATGTACGGCTTCACAGAGCTGTACGCTAACAACAATAATGACACTGTTGACATTCCCTTGACCAGCCTCTACAAAGTGATTTTGCAAG ATGTTCAGTCTGACTTGAACCGGCAACTCCTAGATGAGAAGTGGGAGATGCTGTGTCAGACCGTGGGAGAGAAAGGAGCCTTTATCTTCGGCAAACATGGCTGCCTCACAGACACTGAGCTCCATACCACACTTAAG acacagccaactgtgtctgtagggacacccgaccaagccggaggtaacacagggattcgaaccactaacccccatgttggtagacaacggaatagaccgctatgctacccgggtgctaaaacaatgttacaaagtgctttacaaagaaataaaaccagacaaggcaaaaataacagtaagaccaaataa
- the setd6 gene encoding N-lysine methyltransferase setd6 isoform X1, producing the protein MATEAKRIKVDDHSELEPLQNFLHWCYRVGLTLSEKVYVSKEGTVAEYGMLAREDIKKGEVLFTIPRAVLLHQGTTKVSALLEKEKASLETSSGWVPLLLALLYEYTSPQSYWSPYLSLWTNFKSLDQPMFWSKEERDMLLRGTGIPEAVDTDLMNIQREYTTVVLPFIARHPDLWSPDTHTLELYTQLVAFVMAYSFQEPLEDDEEEEEEEEMTSHPPMMVPMADMLNHVSNHNANLEYTADNLNMVCVRPIHKGEEIFNTYGQMANWQLLHMYGFTELYANNNNDTVDIPLTSLYKVILQDVQSDLNRQLLDEKWEMLCQTVGEKGAFIFGKHGCLTDTELHTTLKVLCMSKEDFEDFRENEGWEEEDEDEISLAFSNDGLPSLKAHWRQLIHMAACFTMDSYGEGTGQEESRGLDGDRVLMEDKVLRGGLSSRQQRALQVRYGQKSILRKLTELTKS; encoded by the exons ATGGCAACCGAAGCAAAAAGAATCAAG GTTGATGACCACTCAGAACTTGAACCCCTGCAGAATTTTCTACACTGGTGTTACAGAGTTGGCCTGACACTCAGCGAGAAG gTGTATGTGAGTAAGGAGGGGACAGTGGCAGAGTATGGGATGCTAGCTAGAGAAGACATAAAGAAGGGGGAGGTTCTGTTTACAATCCCCCGAGCCGTTCTTCTCCACCAGGGAACAACCAAAGTTTCTGCCCTTCTGGAGAAAG AGAAAGCCTCTCTGGAGACCTCTTCAGGCTGGGTACCTCTGCTGCTGGCTCTGCTGTATGAGTACACCTCCCCACAGTCATACTGGAGTCCTTACCTCTCCCTCTGGACCAACTTCAAGAGCCTGGACCAGCCCATGTTCTG GTCCAAAGAGGAGCGAGACATGCTGTTGAGGGGTACGGGTATTCCAGAGGCAGTGGACACAGACCTGATGAACATTCAGAGAGAATATACAACAGTGGTCCTTCCCTTCATTGCTAGACATCCTGATCTGTGGAGTCCTGACACACACACCCTGGAGCTTTACACACAACTGGTGGCATTTGTCATGGCCTACAG TTTCCAAGAGCCCCTGGAAGATgacgaggaggaagaagaggaagaggagatgacCTCCCACCCACCAATGATGGTTCCCATGGCTGACATGCTTAACCATGTGTCCAATCACAATGCCAATCTGGAATACACAGCG GACAATTTGAATATGGTGTGTGTGCGTCCCATTCATAAAGGGGAAGAGATATTCAACACCTATGGACAGATGGCCAACTGGCAGCTGCTGCACATGTACGGCTTCACAGAGCTGTACGCTAACAACAATAATGACACTGTTGACATTCCCTTGACCAGCCTCTACAAAGTGATTTTGCAAG ATGTTCAGTCTGACTTGAACCGGCAACTCCTAGATGAGAAGTGGGAGATGCTGTGTCAGACCGTGGGAGAGAAAGGAGCCTTTATCTTCGGCAAACATGGCTGCCTCACAGACACTGAGCTCCATACCACACTTAAG GTGCTGTGCATGTCAAAGGAGGACTTTGAGGACTTCAGGGAGAATGAGGGCtgggaggaagaggatgaggatgagatATCCCTGGCTTTCTCCAATGATGGTCTCCCCAGCCTAAAGGCTCACTGGCGCCAGTTGATCCATATGGCAGCATGTTTCACTATGGATTCCTATGGAGAGGGAACCGGGCAGGAAGAAAGCCGGGGGCTGGACGGCGACCGGGTGCTGATGGAGGACAAGGTACTGCGAGGAGGGCTCAGCAGCAGGCAGCAGAGGGCGCTGCAGGTGCGCTATGGACAAAAGAGCATCTTGCGCAAACTGACTGAACTGACAAAGTCATGA